In Methanobrevibacter sp. V74, the genomic window AAAAAGATAAGATTATTGAATTTTTATGCTACCAGCATGGTTTTTCAGAAGACAGAGTATTAAAAGCTTCTTCGAAACTTAAAAACTTAAATTCATCCCAAGGAAGCCTTGATGCATGGTTTTAATTATTATTGATTGCATTAACAATAGCCAACATCTTTAATTATTTTTTCATTTTCAAAAAAGTTCTAATTGATTGAAAATACCATCATGTAATGATTGGCCCATATAAAATTAATCAAACCCCTATTTCAGTATGCGATTTCACTTTAAACAAAATTTCCCTGCCATCGGAGTTATTTCTATAACTTAAAGCTTATAAATAGCTTATCGTGAAACAATTGTGCATAAATTAATCAAAAAGCAATACAGAGACAAATTTTTAAAAGAGACCATATTCCATTAAAAAGACAATTAATTGGATTTTGGATACTCCATATACTATTCCAGAAACAAAGAATATCAATATGGAGGAAAATTCTCTCCAAAAACTTTTTTTGCATATTTCATAGCCAGTTCAACTTGCCTCTGGTGATGTTTCATCATTTCCCTTTCAAAATAATTCCGTGAAGGTGATTTTAAAATTAATTTAAGCAAATCCTCATAAGTTTCAATAGCTAATTCCATATTAAAATTGTGTTTTTCAATTAATTCCGGAGTTAATTTCTCAAAGCATGGAAATTCCAATGTTTTACATACAGCATCAGTTGAAAAATAAGTCATACGAATTAAAGGAGATATTGAGGATACAAGCACATGGTTTCCAAGTTTAATCAATGGAGGAATTCCGGTTTTTTCATACCTCTCCATTGAGGTTAGTTTATCATGATTTTTAAGATCATAACAGTGCAGTTCTGTGTAAAAATCAGGGCGGAAATAATTTATTAAACCTAAGATTTTCAAACCTAATTCAGACTCATAATATTCTTTTTTAATAGTGGAAATATATGGAGTTTTGTCAAAATTGTAAAAATAAAACTGCCCATCCGATAGGTCATCTTCATTAATGCGTTTTAAGAACCTGCGAGATGTTAAACCTTCATTTCCATGAATTCCACCAATGAATAATTTGGTTGGTCCCCTACCATTGTCAATATATCTAAAATAAGACATGTGAAAAAAAAGTATTTGGAAGGAAAATCTATGTTCCTTCCTGCCAATTATTCATGTAATCTTTTTGCTTATCTGTTAAAGAATCTATTTCAATGCCCATAGCCTCTAATTTCATAGTAGCTACATTATAATCGATTTCATCAGGTGCTTTAGTAACTCCAACAGACAAGTCATTGTCTAAAATGTGTTTAGCGGACAGTGCCTGTACGGCAAAACTCATATCCATAATCTCAGCAGGATGACCTTGTCCACGTGCAGCTGATAAATTAACAAGTCTTCCATCGGCCAATAAGTAAATTTTACGTCCATCCTTAATGGTGAACTCTTCAATACTTTCACGTACTTCTTTTACTTCAGTTGAGATTACCTCTAAATCTCCCCTATTGATTTCAACATTGAAGTGACCTGAGTTTGCAAGCATGCAACCATCTTTCATGTATTTAAAGTCATCACCACAGATAATATCGGCATTGCCTGTTACGGTAATGATTAAATCAGCTTGTTTTACAGCTTCACGAATGGTCATTACACGATATCCGTCCATTCTAGCTTCAAGTGCACGGATTGGATCAACTTCAGTTACGATTACATCGGCACCAAGACCTGCCGCTCTTAAAGCAAGGCCTCTTCCACACCAACCGTATCCGCATACGACAATTGTCTTGCCTGCAATTACCATATTGGTAGTTCCCATAATCGCGTCAAAACTGGATTGTCCTGTACCGTAACGATTATCAAATAAGTATTTGGTATAGGCATCATTTACAGCAATAACTGGGAATTTTAATGCGCCATCAGCATGCATTGCCTGAAGTCTGTGGACCCCAGTGGTGGTTTCTTCACATGCCCCCCTAATATGACTTAAGAGTTCAGTTCTTTCATTGTGAAGTACCATAATCATGTCTGCACCGTCATCAATGATTATGTCCGGTTTGTGATCAAGTACCATGTTAATGGTTTGGTAGTATTCTTCATCGTCTTGTTCCCTCCAACCATAAACGTTCAGGCCTAAGTCAGCAGCTCCAGCTACTGCATCATCATGAGTAGATAATGGGTTGCAACCAGTCATTGCCACTTCGGCACCGCCAGCCATTAAAGTTAATCCTAGGTTAATGGTTTTAGGTTCCAAGTGCAAACATGAGCCAATTGTTATTCCTTTGAATGGTTGAGTTTCTAAAAATTCTTGTTTAATGTGTTCTAAAACAGGCATATGTTTTTGAACCCATTCAATTTTTCTTACACCTTCAGGTGCAAGTGAGATATCTTTTACTTTACTCATAATATCATCATTGAAAATTTGTTAAATAATATTTTATTAAATTTAAAAGTAATTAAATATAACTTTTTAATTGGTGACATTTTTCAAAAACTTAAGTGATAAAATATTTTTTTGATTAATATATGCACTTAAATTATAAAAATATTCCCCGGTGAACTGTCCAATAGCTTGATTTTTATAATTACTGTATTTATCGCATTATTTAAGCTTTAGCTTTATTATCCGTAGTGTTCTCCAATCCAACCCTGATTATTTGGCCAACTGCAACTATAACAAAAATTTGGATCTTCTAAGAGTTCACCGCATTCCGGACAATATTTTTCTTCTTCATCTTCCTCTTTTCCTTTATTATGGCAATATTCACATATCCATAAATCCTTTCCATGATCAAAGAGTGTTTCACAATTTTCACAAGTGTAAAAACCTTCTCCCCTATCAGTTTCACCGCAATATGGGCAAACAAACTCTACATACTCAGTATATACTTTTTCATCACAAAATGTGCAAGCAAACCATGCATCCTCATCATCTGCTTTTTCATTACAATCATTATATTCTACCATTTATATCACCTTTAAAAAGAACCCTGTACTTTATTTAAATAATTTTTAATCCGTTTCTTATCAATTTTCCTTTTCACTCGAACTTTTATTTTTGTTAAAGTTTTTTCATAAAATGCTTGGATTTTACATTTAAGCGATTCAACTGCTTGCTTTTTTTTACACTTGAAAAAATACTTGGCATTATTTAAAAATCCCAATAATAAATTATGAATAGTGTAATGGAAAATAATTATTATCAATAATAATAAAACAGCCCATTCTCCATATTATTGTTTGAATTCCAGACATTTAAATCTTTTGGGTTTTGGGCTTAATATTGATGGAAAAACTCAAATGGGGAATGGATTATTCGATTTTCTTTAATTAACATTTAACTACGGAAAATGGATATTTCCAAAGTATTCCTGTAAGTATAGCAACACATATACCGCCACCCATTTTATCCGGTGCTGTCTAAAATTATCATGACGACATCATGTTTATTTAAGTATTTACAAGTGCATTTATTCATGATGATTTGAAAACTTATTTATTTAACTATAATAAAAATGGGACTGTCAATTGTTAGGTCTTGAGTGTGTATTTTGTGTTTATTTTTTTATTTTTCATTTTTTTGATGGTTTTTGGGTTTTTTAATCAAAAGTTTATTGGGTGTGTTTTTATTTTTTTGTTTTTGAGTTTTTCATTTTTGGCGTATTTTTTTCTTTGATTGTTTTCATTAGATTTAGTTTTTTAGTAACTTGTTGTTATTTAATTAACTTATAATTTGTTTAAAATTTGTTATAGTAATTTTTAAGAATAATTAAGTATATATAGATTGGAAGACATATTATTAGGCATGTATAATAAAAAATAATAAAAAATAATAAATTGTACAAAAAATATAAAAGTTTAATGGTGATCTAAATTAGCTCCACAATTTGTGCAAAACTTATCATCCATATTCAAAACTTCCCCACAATTACCACAGAATCGAGGAGTTTCCTCCTCTACACTTTTAGAATCTTTATTAAATAATTCTTGTTTTTTCAAATCAAATTCTTCTTTAGTTAATAAACCTTTTTCATACAATTCAGCATATTTAAACAAAATATCATCATTGCTTGAACATATATTTGAAGTAAGATTATCTTCAATAATTTCTTTTAAAACAGTAGAATCCTCACTAGCGACTTTAAATATTAAATTATTCTTATCATGAGTAATGATTGTCATGATAGTGTGAATAAAACCTCTTTTACCTAATACAACACTTTTAATATCTTCATATAATGCAACAGCACCATTAGATTTAACATTTAATCCATTATCCATTAATATTAACTCTGTTCTTTTCCATTTTATATTTCCTTCATCAAATGCACCTAATCCTAAACCTGCAGTTCCAAATACTGCACCACCAATTATAGTAGAATTAACACCATTAGACTGATAAGGTAACTGAATACTAATTTTTCTTTTACTAAGAATTTCTTGTTTTATCCTGTCTTGTTGACTTCTAACATTTTTGTTTATTCTTCTTGTTTTTCCATTTGCTTTTTTTTCATACAATTCTACATACTCTTCTTCTGTTGTGATTATATGAGAATTACCAGAAATTTCTAAAATTATTTCATCAATTCTTTTTTCAATATCATCTAGGTTTAATTCCCCATTTTTTAATTCTGTTTTAATTTGTTCGTTGATTTTATTCCATGTTTTATTAATATTTTTAACTGTAAAACCGTTTAAAGCCAGTTTTCTAGCGAATTTACGATTTTTAACTAGTTTTCCGCCCATAATATCTTTTAATATTTTTTCTCCTCTTTTTATTTCATTTTTATCGACATTTAATTTTGATTGTGATAATGGCAAACTTCTAACCCCATGTAAAATTGTTTTATTTTTCTTTTAACATCTCTTTTAAAATATCCATATCCTTTTTTAAATCATGAATATTTTCTTTCAGCATTTGATTTTCTCCATGTGTTTTATCTAATTCATCAAAGATTATCTTGAAATTATTACTTATATCCTCCTCTTCATCATCAAGTATTCTATCAGTTAAAAAGGAAGATATCGCACCAGTAATTGTAGAAAACACTAAAATCCCGATAAAAATTAAAATAATTGTAATTAATTTTTCATTGAAAGTATTGGGAGTTATATCTCCATATCCAACAGTAGTTAATGTTACTACAACAAAATAAAAACTATCAAATAAGTTATAATTATTACCAAAAACATATATTAGTATTGTGAAAAGTAGTATTGTGAAAACAATTCCACCAATTATTTTATCCATATTAGTTTTTTTAATGAAATTTGAAATTCCATTAAATAATTTATTGAATAAAACCATTATTCTTAATAATTTAAGTAATCTAAGATACCTTAAAAGATTCACTCCTGGAATAACAGCAGGTAAAATCACATCAAATGGAATAGATGCAATTAACGAAATTATATTGTCCTTTTGCTTTAAAAAAACTTTTTTAGGTTTGGATAAATAGAAATTAATTGTCCATTCACTTAATAAAAGAATACACACGACAAAATCGAATGATTGAATACCCCTGGCAATATTTGATGGTAATGTGAAAATCATAGCTATTGTGATTAAAATAATATCTACTATTATTAATCCATGTAAACCAAACCAAATCACCATTCTTGTATTTAAAGTTATTCCAAATAATTCCATTTTTATTAAACCTTCACTTGATAATATGATTAATAAATAGGTTATTAAATGGTATAAATTTAACTATGTTAATTATTTTCATCTAGGTGTCTGCCAAAAGTAAATTCATCTAGATAAAATTTTCTTTATTTTACAATCGAAGCATTAATTTGTGTTTGTCAAAAATTAATTTTTGAGTTTTGGCGGACACTCATTTACAGATTTAATCCCTCGCAGTATATTCATTCCATATTTTTTCTCTTTCTTTCATATTATTAATTTCATCCCATAACTCGTTTAGATTATCTTTATAATTTTTATTTTCTTCTTTTAATATTTGTGCTTCTGTTTTGTACTTATCCACATCTTCTATGTTAATACTGAATGTTTTCAGTTAAATTATTCAAAACATTATCCAGAACATTTAGCCGAATATTTTGAAAAAGAACTTTTCCTCAGAATATCAAAAATTTCTAAAATTCCTTGAAAAAAATTATAAAGACAAATTAGAAAGTACAAATAATAAATTAGAGAATTTCAATGGTAATACAATGCCCAAATATGAAAAAAGAAGTTATAAAACAGGATTATGGAGTGCATTAATACACAAAAGATAGCTGGATAAAAAGACGAAATGAAGACCTAACAAATTGACAATCCCATAGAATGCTCATATTTTTTTAAATGAATTGAATTGACTATACTCTTTATTTCCAGACATTGGTTATCATGAAATTTAAACTATATGCTTTTATATGGATATACTCCTTTGGTTTCATATTC contains:
- a CDS encoding DUF2119 domain-containing protein; this encodes MSYFRYIDNGRGPTKLFIGGIHGNEGLTSRRFLKRINEDDLSDGQFYFYNFDKTPYISTIKKEYYESELGLKILGLINYFRPDFYTELHCYDLKNHDKLTSMERYEKTGIPPLIKLGNHVLVSSISPLIRMTYFSTDAVCKTLEFPCFEKLTPELIEKHNFNMELAIETYEDLLKLILKSPSRNYFEREMMKHHQRQVELAMKYAKKVFGENFPPY
- a CDS encoding adenosylhomocysteinase, coding for MSKVKDISLAPEGVRKIEWVQKHMPVLEHIKQEFLETQPFKGITIGSCLHLEPKTINLGLTLMAGGAEVAMTGCNPLSTHDDAVAGAADLGLNVYGWREQDDEEYYQTINMVLDHKPDIIIDDGADMIMVLHNERTELLSHIRGACEETTTGVHRLQAMHADGALKFPVIAVNDAYTKYLFDNRYGTGQSSFDAIMGTTNMVIAGKTIVVCGYGWCGRGLALRAAGLGADVIVTEVDPIRALEARMDGYRVMTIREAVKQADLIITVTGNADIICGDDFKYMKDGCMLANSGHFNVEINRGDLEVISTEVKEVRESIEEFTIKDGRKIYLLADGRLVNLSAARGQGHPAEIMDMSFAVQALSAKHILDNDLSVGVTKAPDEIDYNVATMKLEAMGIEIDSLTDKQKDYMNNWQEGT
- a CDS encoding potassium channel family protein, whose amino-acid sequence is MELFGITLNTRMVIWFGLHGLIIVDIILITIAMIFTLPSNIARGIQSFDFVVCILLLSEWTINFYLSKPKKVFLKQKDNIISLIASIPFDVILPAVIPGVNLLRYLRLLKLLRIMVLFNKLFNGISNFIKKTNMDKIIGGIVFTILLFTILIYVFGNNYNLFDSFYFVVVTLTTVGYGDITPNTFNEKLITIILIFIGILVFSTITGAISSFLTDRILDDEEEDISNNFKIIFDELDKTHGENQMLKENIHDLKKDMDILKEMLKEK
- a CDS encoding zinc-ribbon domain-containing protein, with protein sequence MPLSQSKLNVDKNEIKRGEKILKDIMGGKLVKNRKFARKLALNGFTVKNINKTWNKINEQIKTELKNGELNLDDIEKRIDEIILEISGNSHIITTEEEYVELYEKKANGKTRRINKNVRSQQDRIKQEILSKRKISIQLPYQSNGVNSTIIGGAVFGTAGLGLGAFDEGNIKWKRTELILMDNGLNVKSNGAVALYEDIKSVVLGKRGFIHTIMTIITHDKNNLIFKVASEDSTVLKEIIEDNLTSNICSSNDDILFKYAELYEKGLLTKEEFDLKKQELFNKDSKSVEEETPRFCGNCGEVLNMDDKFCTNCGANLDHH